In one window of Streptosporangiales bacterium DNA:
- a CDS encoding IS630 family transposase, which yields ALEKDVREWIKMWNEDPKPFVWKKTAEEILDSLARYITRISGGRH from the coding sequence GGCACTGGAGAAAGACGTCCGCGAATGGATCAAGATGTGGAACGAGGACCCGAAACCGTTCGTGTGGAAGAAGACCGCGGAGGAAATCCTCGACTCCCTCGCACGATATATCACACGAATTTCCGGCGGGCGACACTAG